In Colletotrichum higginsianum IMI 349063 chromosome 1, whole genome shotgun sequence, one genomic interval encodes:
- a CDS encoding C6 zinc finger protein: MFTRCRPILPQMAARNDHLLSLLLAYSGKSFPAHRARLLGQKEPQMRIALWVQDIFPVLRQALGDREQIISNTSLATAVMLASLEIISPTAFGYDIPWQRHLNLARDLMWRRLADLRKTARGLEEDRICAFLWSWFAYLDVLGSLSGGMPDEPSSRFRLLEYITHDTGDEMYEIDCIMGFTTRCVQILAQIAELARVCDEQRLGPGGPPPSAWTPGPVFVQRAHQLEQELMDSMSQPSPLCKHIQSVEGKDRQEMVLMNEAFHWAGLVHLRRRVLGKPPGHEGVQGPVKRIVACLECIRPGGSAETGFLFPMFTAGCNALDEGQRGKILERFRSVESNGMTQVHKARELMEHVWVSGQAWEPLLCTEFVG, translated from the exons ATGTTcacccgctgccgcccaa TTCTGCCACAGATGGCAGCCAGAAACGATCACCTGCTCAGCTTGCTCCTCGCATACTCAGGCAAGTCATTCC CTGCCCATCGAGCCAGGCTTCTGGGCCAAAAGGAGCCGCAGATGAGGATCGCCCTCTGGGTCCAAGACATCTTCCCGGTGCTCCGACAAGCTCTCGGCGACAGGGAGCAGATCATCTCAAACACAAGTCTGGCGACGGCCGTCATGCTGGCCTCGCTCGAGATCATCTCCCCGACGGCGTTCGGCTACGACATCCCCTGGCAGCGACACCTCAACCTAGCCCGGGACCTGATGTGGAGGCGGCTGGCCGACCTGCGCAAGACAGCGCGTGGGTTGGAAGAGGACCGCATCTGCGCATTCTTGTGGAGCTGGTTCGCTTACCTGGACGTACTGGGGAGTCTGAGCGGCGGAATGCCCGACGAGCCCTCGTCAAGGTTCCGGCTGCTCGAGTACATAACCCACGACACTGGTGACGAAATGTACGAAATCGACTGCATCATGGGGTTCACGACTCGATGCGTCCAGATCCTGGCGCAGATCGCTGAGCTGGCCCGTGTCTGCGACGAGCAACGGCTCGGCCCGGGCGGACCCCCGCCGTCCGCCTGGACGCCAGGCCCGGTCTTTGTGCAACGGGCGCACCAGCTCGAGCAGGAGCTGATGGACAGCATGTCGCAGCCGTCACCGCTGTGCAAACACATCCAAAgcgtcgagggcaaggacCGGCAGGAGATGGTGCTCATGAACGAGGCCTTCCACTGGGCCGGGCTCGTCCACCTGCGCAGGCGCGTTCTCGGAAAGCCACCGGGGCACGAGGGCGTCCAGGGCCCGGTGAAGAGGATCGTCGCGTGCCTGGAGTGCATCCGGCCCGGCGGGTCCGCGGAGACGGGGTTCTTATTCCCGATGTTCACGGCCGGGTGCAATGCCCTGGACGAGGGCCAGCGGGGCAAGATATTAGAGAGGTTCAGGAGCGTGGAGAGCAACGGCATGACGCAG GTACACAAGGCGAGGGAGCTGATGGAACATGTCTGGGTATCGGGGCAAGCGTGGGAGCCTCTACTGTGCACGGAGTTTGTAGGCTGA
- a CDS encoding Twin-arginine translocation pathway signal translates to MRTASIILAAASAASVLGAPLEKRANYDPLPGGDSTILNYALALEYLERAFYGEGLKNYTEAEFCEYAGEVGEKFYKNLRIIYEDEKTHVDYIQKALGASAIAEPSFSFPVTDAESFLALASILEGVGVSAYLGAAGVIADKTYVPVAGSILTVEARHSSYIRAALGQKPFPAPFDTPLNFNQVFSLAAQFITGFAPGTPDLPFKAFPELVAGPTRNSEGAVFEGAYKAAVDAKTVPADAEVYAVFFSGLDIYYSEVVVSGEDYVVPEIPEGPKGQVYVVLSTANGKDAKVSDENTVAGVGILEIDW, encoded by the exons ATGCGCACCGCATCGATCATcctcgcggcggcctccgccgcctccgttcTCGGCGCCCCCCTCGAGAAGAGGGCCAACTATGACCCCCTTCCCGGAGGTGACTCCACGATCTTGAACTACGCGCTCGCTCTGGAGTACCTCGAGAGGGCCTTCTACGGAGAGGGTCTCAAGAACtacaccgaggccgagttcTGCGAGTACGCAGGCGAGGTCGGTGAGAAGTTCTACAAGAACCTGAGGATCATCTATGAGGATGAGAAG ACGCATGTCGACtacatccagaaggctctCGGCGCCTCCGCCATAGCCGAGCCGTCCTTCAGCTTCCCcgtcaccgacgccgagtccttcctcgctctcgccagcatcctcgagggcgtcggcgtgtCCGCCTACCTCGGCGCTGCGGGCGTCATCGCTGACAAGACCTACGTCCCCGTCGCCGGCTCCATCTTGACCGTCGAGGCCCGCCACTCCTCCTACATCCGCGCCGCCCTGGGCCAGAAGCCCTTCCCCGCCCCCTTCGACACCCCCCTCAACTTCAACCAGGTCTTCTCCCTCGCTGCCCAGTTCATCACGGGATTCGCCCCGGGCACCCCTGACCTCCCGTTCAAGGCCTTccccgagctcgtcgccggtcCCACCCGAAACTCCGAAGGCGCCGTTTTCGAGGGCGCCTACAAGGCCGCAGTCGACGCGAAGAccgtccccgccgacgccgaggtctacgccgtcttcttctcgggCCTGGACATCTACTACagcgaggtcgtcgtcagcggcgaggac TACGTCGTCCCTGAGATCCCCGAAGGCCCCAAGGGTCAGGTCTACGTCGTCCTCAGCACCGCCAACGGCAAGGACGCCAAGGTCTCTGACGAGAACACCGTTGCTGGTGTCGGCATTCTCGAGATCGACTGGTAG
- a CDS encoding FMN-dependent dehydrogenase has translation MADSGDGDERAPYSAYAVSIYQNGIISGKMPIVTTDPNGLQAQAKKALGPEAFGYVFGGAGELSTMDANRLAFRQWKIVPRFLRPSNPRDLRTELFGVTYESPVLMAPIGVQGIFHADKETGLAAACAELRIPYTLSTAATSTIEEVAEACGDQHRWFQLYWPMDDEITGSILRRAKANSYKVLVVTLDTVTLAWRPTDLDQAYLPMVTGTGNSVAFSDPVFRKKFAEQNDGDAIEDNLISASRYWISEAFPGDHHRWEDLALLKKHWDGPIVLKGVLSVDDARLAVEHGMSGIIVSNHGGRQLDGGVASLEMLPDIVEAVGDKLTVMFDSGIRTGADIVKALALGAKAVFVGRPAIYGLGIAGKEGAKAVIAGLLADLDLTMGLAGFKSISDLKPPILRHVRYGGDVKANL, from the exons ATGGCCGACtccggtgacggcgacgaacGCGCCCCTTACTCTGCATACGCCGTTAGCATCTACCAAAATGGCATCATCTCTGGCAAGATGCCCATCGTGACAACTGATCCCAATGGCCTGCAAGCccaggccaagaaggcaCTGGGCCCCGAGGCCTTTGGTTACGTCTTCGGGGGGGCCGGAGAGCTGTCCACGATGGATGCCAACCGCCTGGCCTTCCGCCAGTGGAAGATCGTGCCTCGCTTCCTGAGACCGAGCAATCCTCGAGATCTGAGAACTGAGCTGTTTGGCGTGACTTATG AATCTCCTGTCCTGATGGCCCCCATCGGCGTCCAGGGCATCTTCCACGCGGACAAGGAGACaggcttggcggcggcctgcgcAGAGCTCAGAATTCCGTACACCCTCAGCACGGCAGCGACCTCAACAatcgaggaggtcgccgaggctTGCGGCGACCAGCACCGTTGGTTTCAGCTGTACTGGCccatggacgacgagatcACGGGCTCCATCCTGCGCCGCGCAAAGGCCAACAGCTACAAGGTCCTCGTCGTGACCCTTGACACTGTCACCCTGGCTTGGCGGCCCACCGACCTCGATCAGGCGTATCTGCCCATGGTCACGGGCACGGGCAACTCGGTCGCCTTCAGCGACCCCGTCTTCCGCAAGAAGTTCGCGGAACAGAACGACGGTgacgccatcgaggacaATCTCATCAGCGCCTCCCGATACTGGATTAGCGAGGCTTTTCCGGGCGATCACCACAGGTGGGAGGACCTGGCGCTGCTGAAGAAGCACTGGGATGGCCCCATCGTCCTCAAGGGCGTGCTGAGCGTCGATGACGCTAGGCTTGCCGTTGAGCACGGCATGTCGGGAATCATTGTCAGCAACCACGGCGGCCGCcagcttgacggcggcgtcgcatCGCTGGAAATGCTCCCCGATATCGTCGAGGCTGTGGGCGACAAGCTCACCGTCATGTTCGATTCCGGGATCCGGACGGGGGCTGACATCGTCAAGGCGCTCGCCCTGGGGGCCAAGGCTGTTTTTGTTGGACGCCCCGCCATTTACGGACTGGGCATCGCGGGCAAGGAGGGCGCAAAGGCTGTGATTGCTGGGCTACTCGCTGATCTCGATTTGACCATGGGATTAGCCGGCTTCAAGAGCATATCCGACCTGAAGCCGCCTATCCTGCGGCATGTTCGGTACGGCGGAGATGTCAAGGCAAATCTTTGA